One genomic region from Jilunia laotingensis encodes:
- a CDS encoding glycerophosphodiester phosphodiesterase family protein → MVACKSKTEHFPKISGHRGTSFIAPENTLASIDSCIKYKVDLAECDVCISKDSVFYLLHDSTLDRTTNGSGAIANWMSYDIDTLDAGSWFNPVFKGVRVPRLEDALRRAKQGKLELTIDYRNGNLKRMLDLIRREGMLDHCTFVFYSEDDFKAFRKLAPQVKRLQAYIRTNKDFDYVIDSLKPDIAVVRLDSITPLWISRCHEAGMKVLALALKSSAPDEDYIRAARLGVDVIATDRPEYIIKKFGRR, encoded by the coding sequence ATTGTTGCATGTAAAAGTAAAACTGAACATTTCCCGAAAATAAGCGGACACCGCGGAACGAGTTTCATTGCTCCGGAAAATACGTTGGCTTCGATTGATTCTTGCATTAAATATAAAGTCGATCTTGCCGAATGTGATGTATGTATTAGTAAGGACAGTGTTTTCTATCTTTTGCATGACTCTACCCTCGACCGGACAACGAACGGTTCGGGAGCTATTGCTAATTGGATGTCTTATGATATAGATACGTTGGATGCCGGCTCTTGGTTTAATCCCGTTTTTAAAGGAGTGCGTGTGCCACGTTTGGAAGATGCGCTGAGAAGGGCTAAACAAGGGAAATTGGAACTGACGATCGATTATAGGAATGGCAATTTGAAAAGAATGCTTGATCTGATCCGGAGAGAGGGGATGCTCGACCATTGTACTTTCGTCTTTTATTCCGAAGATGACTTTAAAGCTTTCCGGAAACTTGCTCCTCAGGTCAAACGGTTGCAGGCCTATATTCGCACGAATAAGGATTTTGACTATGTGATAGACAGTTTGAAGCCCGATATTGCGGTGGTACGGCTTGACTCGATAACTCCTCTGTGGATATCCCGTTGCCATGAGGCAGGAATGAAAGTGCTTGCTTTGGCATTAAAGAGTTCGGCTCCGGATGAAGACTATATCCGTGCTGCGCGTTTGGGAGTGGATGTGATTGCTACAGACCGGCCGGAATATATTATAAAGAAGTTCGGAAGAAGATAA
- a CDS encoding 2-oxoacid:ferredoxin oxidoreductase subunit beta, which yields MSETLYTAKDYKSGQPRWCPGCGDHAFLNSLHKAMAELGVAPHNIAVISGIGCSSRLPYYVNTYGFHTIHGRAAAVATGAKVANPDLTIWQISGDGDGLAIGGNHFIHALRRNIDLNMILLNNRIYGLTKGQYSPTSERGLVTKSSPYGTVEDPFHPAELAFGARGKFFARCIAVDGPASVEVLKAAAHHKGASVVEVLQNCVIFNDGTHESVATKEGRSKNAIYLEHGKPMLFGENKEFGLMQQGFGLKVVKLGENGITEKDILVHDAHCEDNTLQLKLALMEGPDFPIALGVIRDVEAPTYNEAVAAQIEEIKGKKKYHNFNELLMTNETWEVK from the coding sequence ATGAGCGAAACATTATATACAGCAAAAGATTACAAATCAGGCCAGCCGCGTTGGTGCCCGGGATGTGGCGACCACGCTTTCCTGAACTCACTGCACAAGGCTATGGCCGAATTAGGAGTAGCTCCGCACAACATTGCCGTGATTTCCGGTATCGGCTGTTCTTCACGTTTGCCTTATTACGTGAATACCTACGGATTCCACACTATACACGGACGTGCCGCTGCCGTAGCCACCGGTGCGAAAGTAGCCAATCCGGATCTGACTATCTGGCAGATCTCCGGTGACGGTGACGGACTGGCCATTGGCGGTAACCATTTCATTCATGCTTTACGCCGTAATATCGACTTGAACATGATCCTGCTGAACAACCGTATTTACGGATTGACCAAAGGACAATATTCTCCGACATCGGAACGAGGACTTGTGACGAAATCATCACCTTACGGCACAGTGGAAGATCCTTTCCACCCGGCCGAACTGGCTTTTGGCGCCCGCGGTAAATTCTTTGCCCGTTGCATTGCCGTAGACGGTCCTGCTTCCGTCGAAGTTTTGAAAGCCGCTGCCCACCATAAAGGTGCTTCCGTGGTCGAAGTTTTGCAAAACTGTGTCATCTTTAATGACGGCACACACGAAAGCGTAGCTACGAAAGAAGGGCGTTCCAAAAACGCTATCTATCTGGAACATGGCAAACCGATGCTCTTTGGAGAAAACAAAGAATTCGGATTGATGCAACAAGGTTTCGGATTGAAGGTTGTGAAGCTTGGTGAAAACGGTATCACTGAAAAGGATATTCTGGTACACGATGCACACTGCGAAGACAATACATTACAGTTGAAGCTCGCTTTGATGGAAGGCCCCGACTTCCCGATCGCCCTGGGCGTTATCCGTGATGTAGAAGCTCCCACATACAATGAAGCCGTGGCTGCTCAAATCGAAGAAATCAAAGGGAAAAAGAAATATCACAATTTCAACGAACTCCTGATGACAAATGAAACTTGGGAAGTGAAATAA
- a CDS encoding 2-oxoacid:acceptor oxidoreductase subunit alpha: protein MADEMMVKELEQVVVRFSGDSGDGMQLAGNIFSNVSATVGNDICTFPDYPADIRAPQGSLTGVSGFQVHIGADKIFTPGDHCHVLVAMNPAALKTQIKFCKPQGLVITDSDSFGTKDLEKAKFTTNNPFEELGIKQEVLEVPISSMCKESLKDSGLDNKAVLRCKNMFALGLVCWLFNRNLEAAETMIRQKFAKKPEIAAANIKVLNDGYNYGANTHAATSTYKIESKNQKAKGLYTDINGNKATAYGLIAAAEKAGLELYLGSYPITPATDILHELSKHKSLGVKTVQCEDEIAGCASAVGAAFAGDLAVTSTSGPGVCLKSEAMNLAVIAELPLVVINVQRGGPSTGMPTKSEQTDLLQALYGRNGESPMPVIAATSPTNCFDAAYMAAKIALEHMTPVVLLTDAFIANGSAAWKLPNLDEYPAINPPYVTPDMAETWTPFQRNEKTGSRYWAVPGTEGFMHRIGGLEKSNETGVISTEPDNHQKMTLLRQAKVDKIADCIPNLEIQGDPDADLLIVGWGGTYGHLHLAMEFMLKSGKKVALAQFQYINPLPKNTAEVLKRFKKIVVAEQNLGQFAGYLRMKVPGLNISQYNQVKGQPFVTRELVDAFTKLLEE, encoded by the coding sequence ATGGCAGACGAAATGATGGTTAAAGAATTGGAGCAAGTGGTAGTACGCTTCTCCGGCGATTCCGGCGATGGTATGCAGTTGGCCGGCAACATCTTCTCGAACGTGTCGGCAACAGTAGGTAATGACATCTGTACATTCCCGGACTACCCGGCAGATATACGCGCCCCGCAAGGTTCACTGACGGGAGTATCGGGTTTCCAAGTACACATTGGAGCAGACAAAATCTTCACTCCCGGTGACCATTGCCACGTGTTGGTAGCAATGAACCCGGCAGCATTGAAAACACAAATCAAGTTCTGCAAGCCTCAAGGACTGGTAATCACAGATTCCGATTCCTTTGGAACAAAAGACTTGGAAAAAGCTAAATTTACAACCAATAACCCGTTCGAAGAGCTGGGTATCAAACAAGAAGTACTCGAAGTACCTATCTCATCCATGTGCAAAGAGAGTCTTAAAGACTCCGGATTGGATAATAAAGCGGTGCTTCGTTGCAAAAACATGTTCGCACTCGGACTGGTTTGCTGGCTTTTCAATCGCAACCTCGAAGCTGCTGAAACCATGATCCGCCAGAAATTTGCCAAAAAACCGGAAATTGCAGCTGCTAATATCAAAGTACTCAATGACGGTTATAATTATGGTGCAAATACCCATGCCGCCACTTCCACTTACAAAATAGAAAGTAAGAATCAAAAGGCAAAAGGACTATATACAGACATCAATGGAAATAAAGCGACTGCTTACGGTTTGATTGCCGCAGCCGAGAAGGCAGGACTAGAGCTTTATTTAGGTTCTTATCCTATCACACCCGCCACAGACATTCTGCACGAACTGTCTAAACATAAATCACTCGGTGTAAAAACCGTGCAGTGCGAAGATGAAATAGCCGGATGCGCTTCCGCCGTAGGTGCTGCTTTTGCCGGTGACCTTGCCGTAACATCCACTTCCGGACCGGGTGTCTGCTTGAAGAGCGAAGCTATGAACCTCGCTGTCATTGCCGAACTTCCATTGGTAGTGATCAACGTACAGCGTGGCGGCCCTTCTACAGGTATGCCTACCAAATCAGAACAAACAGACCTGTTGCAAGCTCTTTATGGCCGTAATGGCGAAAGCCCGATGCCGGTCATTGCAGCTACTTCACCTACCAATTGTTTCGATGCCGCTTATATGGCAGCAAAGATTGCGTTGGAACACATGACTCCTGTCGTACTGTTGACGGATGCATTCATCGCAAACGGTTCTGCTGCATGGAAACTGCCTAATCTGGATGAATATCCTGCTATCAACCCGCCTTATGTCACTCCGGACATGGCTGAAACCTGGACTCCATTCCAACGTAACGAGAAGACAGGCTCACGCTATTGGGCTGTTCCCGGAACAGAAGGCTTCATGCACCGCATCGGAGGACTGGAAAAGAGTAATGAGACAGGTGTCATCTCTACAGAACCCGATAATCACCAAAAAATGACCCTGCTACGTCAGGCCAAAGTCGACAAGATTGCCGATTGCATTCCCAATCTGGAGATACAAGGAGATCCGGATGCAGACCTGTTGATCGTTGGTTGGGGAGGAACATACGGACACCTTCATCTGGCTATGGAATTCATGCTTAAGAGTGGCAAGAAGGTGGCACTCGCCCAATTCCAATATATCAACCCGCTGCCGAAGAACACAGCCGAGGTATTGAAGAGATTCAAGAAGATTGTAGTTGCCGAACAGAATTTGGGCCAGTTTGCAGGATACCTGCGCATGAAAGTGCCCGGACTGAACATCAGCCAATACAATCAGGTGAAAGGCCAGCCTTTCGTAACGAGAGAACTTGTAGATGCATTCACTAAATTATTGGAGGAATAA
- a CDS encoding LuxR C-terminal-related transcriptional regulator, with translation MKNAFLIYLCLISCQLPIWGSNPYRWKAIDMAFDSLGIQLEMTSCKSNNRMEFYPLVNDMYQIATQKKNPNLLVRALYWDAWLQFETNTEKTEALILQALEKADSAAYSYDFARISFVKGMLLAKRNIYPEAYRVFKTQENYFKSIGDLYNLGYTYVNIGSIMRRIGEYQEGYKYYLLANEAFRKGGFDTDELKNEHNIGISQYHLGNQQKAIDILTTLLQNKITEDDATLKVDILTSLYYVSKTLTDKERYAREAYRTAQHVTNKTSQTYTLINMGAIYIYKHDNDSALFYFKKARQLAEANKDAYSAIHTLYGLSEIFDRKNEPDSAYQCLKRYLQYKEETTGHAKSNEINRLEVRAAIKQYEKELKEADMNMRKHKRITLIIIFSVTFLAIIGFYILWILRKKEKINKLLKEAENRELNERLEREKLQNEQFLMKIDLKNRELTSNSMIMAEKNQLLKELMGQIEDFASQGLLPRQQEKALNYQIKKHLGTGDEWAFFKLHFEEVHPNFFLKLSERHPVLSENDLRLCAYIRIGMTNKQIAQMLYVLPETINTSRYRIRKKLHLEQDESLEDYLRRI, from the coding sequence ATGAAAAATGCATTTTTAATATATTTATGTCTGATTTCATGCCAACTCCCAATTTGGGGAAGCAATCCTTATAGATGGAAAGCCATCGATATGGCTTTCGACTCATTGGGCATTCAACTCGAGATGACAAGCTGCAAAAGCAATAACCGGATGGAATTCTATCCGCTTGTCAACGATATGTACCAAATTGCCACACAAAAAAAGAACCCCAATCTACTGGTTCGCGCACTATACTGGGATGCATGGCTGCAATTTGAAACGAACACGGAAAAGACCGAAGCATTGATCCTCCAAGCTTTGGAAAAGGCTGATTCTGCGGCATATAGTTATGATTTTGCAAGAATATCATTTGTAAAGGGTATGTTGTTAGCTAAACGCAACATTTACCCGGAGGCTTATCGTGTATTCAAAACACAGGAGAATTATTTCAAATCGATCGGAGACCTTTATAATCTGGGGTACACATACGTTAATATCGGCTCCATCATGCGTAGGATTGGCGAGTATCAAGAAGGATATAAATATTATTTATTAGCAAACGAGGCTTTCAGGAAAGGAGGATTCGATACGGATGAATTGAAAAACGAACATAATATCGGAATCAGCCAATATCATTTGGGGAATCAACAGAAGGCAATAGATATATTGACAACTTTGCTCCAAAATAAAATTACCGAAGACGATGCCACGTTGAAAGTAGATATACTTACCTCTCTCTATTATGTTTCAAAGACACTTACCGATAAAGAAAGGTACGCGCGAGAAGCATACAGAACAGCACAACACGTAACCAATAAAACTTCCCAGACCTATACACTGATTAATATGGGGGCTATCTACATATACAAACATGATAATGACTCTGCTTTATTTTATTTCAAGAAAGCACGGCAACTCGCAGAAGCAAACAAAGACGCTTACTCCGCCATACATACATTATACGGCCTTTCGGAAATATTCGATCGTAAGAATGAACCGGATAGTGCTTACCAATGTCTCAAACGCTATCTGCAATATAAAGAGGAAACGACCGGTCACGCCAAATCAAATGAGATAAACAGACTGGAAGTACGCGCTGCCATTAAACAATATGAAAAAGAGCTGAAAGAGGCTGACATGAACATGCGAAAACATAAAAGGATCACATTAATTATTATATTTTCTGTCACTTTCTTGGCAATTATCGGATTTTATATACTGTGGATTTTACGCAAAAAAGAGAAAATCAACAAACTGCTGAAAGAAGCTGAGAACCGGGAATTGAATGAACGATTGGAAAGAGAGAAATTACAAAATGAACAGTTCCTTATGAAAATAGACTTAAAAAACAGAGAACTGACCTCCAATTCAATGATCATGGCAGAGAAGAACCAGCTTTTAAAAGAATTGATGGGACAAATAGAGGATTTTGCCAGTCAAGGGCTCCTCCCCCGGCAACAGGAGAAAGCTCTTAACTATCAAATAAAAAAACACTTGGGCACTGGAGATGAATGGGCATTCTTTAAACTACATTTTGAAGAAGTACATCCTAACTTTTTCCTCAAACTGAGTGAGAGGCATCCGGTGCTTTCAGAAAACGATCTGAGACTTTGTGCCTATATACGAATAGGAATGACAAATAAACAAATAGCCCAGATGCTTTATGTCCTACCCGAAACGATCAACACAAGCCGTTACCGCATTAGGAAGAAATTACACTTGGAACAAGACGAATCATTGGAAGATTATTTAAGAAGGATTTGA
- a CDS encoding toxin-antitoxin system YwqK family antitoxin, translating into MEQGTAFLRLLNSDNMKLKSFTIIIISTLFIINIFGQKENINKVNQFNNKGQKTGLWVDSSGSFIIEKYYKNDILSGIYIEYYTTGKLSIFGEYKNGLRCGTWFYFDNNGYLIMLFKDFSKNNYSIINEGDGKKYIPDYKCYTITYYPNGNIQNEGTLLWSEGEAPESDFSVEYGEWKYYDENGKLIKTRNFK; encoded by the coding sequence ATGGAACAAGGTACAGCTTTCTTAAGACTTTTAAATAGTGACAATATGAAACTAAAATCATTTACAATTATTATAATAAGCACTTTATTTATCATCAATATATTTGGTCAAAAAGAGAATATAAATAAGGTCAATCAGTTTAATAATAAAGGACAAAAAACTGGTTTATGGGTAGATAGTAGTGGATCTTTTATAATAGAGAAATATTATAAGAACGACATATTATCAGGTATTTATATAGAATATTACACAACAGGTAAATTGTCAATTTTTGGAGAATACAAAAACGGACTACGTTGTGGGACTTGGTTCTATTTTGACAATAATGGATATCTAATCATGCTCTTTAAAGATTTTTCCAAAAACAATTATTCTATTATTAATGAAGGAGATGGTAAAAAATACATTCCAGATTATAAGTGTTACACTATAACTTATTATCCCAACGGAAATATACAAAACGAAGGGACTCTTCTATGGTCAGAAGGTGAAGCACCTGAGTCGGATTTTTCTGTTGAATACGGTGAATGGAAGTATTATGATGAAAATGGAAAGTTAATAAAAACAAGGAATTTCAAGTAA
- the secDF gene encoding protein translocase subunit SecDF encodes MQNKGFVKVFAVLLTLVCVFYLSFSFVTRHYTNKAKEVAKGDLKVEQDYLDSLANTKVWLWNYTLKQCREMEISLGLDLKGGMNVILEVSVPDVIKALADNKPDENFNQALATAAKQAVNSQEDVITLFIKEYQRIAPGAKLSELFATQQLKDKVNQKSTDAEVEKVLRTEVKAAVENSYNVLRTRIDRFGVVQPNIQSLEDKMGRIMVELPGIKEPERVRKLLQGSANLEFWETYTAREILPNFQSVDYKLREILTDTNAPADDAANAAADTIAVEEVVAEAAPAKTISAADSLAAALKGDKAEASVNMEQLKKEHPLLAIFQLNTSGQGPIIGYANYKDTAEVNKYLSMKEIKSELPKDLRLKWGVAPADFDQKGQIFELYAIKSTERNGKAPLEGDVVTDAKDDYDQHGKPSVSMSMNTDGARRWAQLTKQNIGRSIAIVLDNYVYSAPNVSTEITGGNSIITGNFTPEQSKDLANVLKSGKMPAPAHIVQEDIVGPSLGQESINAGIFSFIVALILLMIYMCSMYGLIPGMIANGALLLNFFFTLGILSSFQAALTMSGIAGMVLSLGMAVDANVLIYERTKEELRAGKGVKKALADGYSNAFSAIFDSNLTSIITGIILFNFGTGPIRGFATTLIIGILCSFFTAVFMTRLVYEYFMSKDKLLNLTFTSPISKKMLVNTHFDFMGTNKRSFIITGVVILICVVSFFTRGLSESIDFTGGRNYKVQFEKPVEPEQVRDLIASKFGDANVSVIAIGTDKKTVRISTNYRIEEEGNNVDSEIEAYLYESVKPLLTNNITLETFIDRDNHTGGSIISSQKVGPSIAEDIKTSAIYSVVLALLAIGLYILIRFRNIAYSVGSVVALTCDTIMIIGAYSLLWGIVPFSLEIDQTFIGAILTAIGYSINDKVVIFDRVREFFHLYPKRNKRQLFDDSLNTTLARTINTSLSTLIVLLCIFILGGDSIRSFAFAMILGVVIGTLSSLFVASPIAYVMLSRKKGKTEEVAAATAE; translated from the coding sequence ATGCAAAACAAAGGATTTGTTAAAGTTTTTGCGGTACTTCTCACGCTGGTATGCGTGTTCTACCTCTCTTTCTCCTTCGTTACCCGCCATTATACAAATAAGGCTAAAGAGGTGGCAAAAGGCGATCTTAAAGTAGAACAGGACTATCTCGACTCGCTCGCTAACACGAAGGTCTGGCTGTGGAACTACACGCTGAAACAATGTCGTGAAATGGAAATTAGTTTAGGTTTGGACCTCAAGGGCGGTATGAACGTCATCCTTGAAGTATCCGTGCCCGATGTTATCAAAGCACTGGCTGATAACAAACCTGATGAAAACTTCAATCAGGCACTTGCCACTGCTGCGAAACAAGCCGTAAACAGCCAAGAGGACGTTATCACGCTGTTCATCAAAGAGTATCAAAGAATAGCACCGGGAGCCAAGCTTTCTGAACTTTTCGCAACACAGCAATTGAAAGACAAGGTTAACCAGAAATCAACCGATGCCGAAGTAGAAAAAGTATTGAGAACTGAGGTTAAAGCTGCCGTTGAAAACTCCTACAACGTGCTTCGTACCCGTATCGACCGTTTCGGTGTAGTTCAGCCTAACATCCAGAGTCTTGAGGACAAAATGGGACGTATCATGGTGGAACTTCCGGGTATCAAAGAACCGGAACGTGTGAGAAAGCTTCTTCAGGGATCTGCCAATCTGGAATTCTGGGAAACATATACTGCCAGAGAAATCCTTCCGAACTTCCAGTCTGTGGATTACAAGCTACGCGAGATTCTGACAGATACCAATGCACCTGCTGACGACGCTGCCAATGCAGCTGCCGACACAATAGCCGTGGAGGAAGTCGTTGCAGAAGCCGCTCCTGCTAAAACCATAAGCGCAGCCGACAGCCTAGCAGCCGCTTTGAAAGGCGACAAAGCAGAAGCTTCCGTAAACATGGAACAACTCAAGAAAGAGCATCCTTTACTTGCCATCTTCCAACTGAACACAAGCGGCCAAGGCCCTATCATCGGTTATGCCAACTACAAAGACACTGCTGAAGTCAACAAATATCTCAGCATGAAAGAGATCAAGTCAGAACTTCCCAAAGACCTCCGCTTGAAATGGGGTGTTGCACCTGCCGACTTCGATCAAAAAGGACAAATCTTCGAGCTGTACGCAATCAAATCTACCGAACGTAACGGAAAAGCTCCGTTGGAAGGCGATGTGGTTACTGATGCCAAAGACGATTACGACCAGCATGGCAAACCGTCTGTAAGCATGTCAATGAACACTGACGGGGCACGTCGTTGGGCTCAGCTGACCAAACAAAACATCGGACGTTCTATCGCAATCGTTCTTGATAATTATGTATATTCCGCTCCGAACGTAAGCACGGAAATCACCGGTGGTAACTCTATTATCACAGGTAACTTTACTCCGGAACAATCCAAGGACTTGGCAAACGTATTGAAATCAGGTAAGATGCCTGCTCCGGCACACATCGTACAGGAAGATATCGTAGGTCCGTCATTGGGTCAGGAATCTATCAATGCAGGTATCTTCTCATTCATTGTTGCGCTTATCCTGTTGATGATCTATATGTGTTCCATGTATGGTCTGATCCCGGGTATGATCGCCAATGGCGCGTTGTTACTCAACTTCTTCTTTACATTGGGTATCCTGTCATCCTTCCAAGCTGCACTGACCATGTCAGGTATTGCCGGTATGGTGTTATCACTCGGTATGGCAGTGGATGCGAACGTGCTTATCTATGAGCGTACCAAAGAAGAACTGCGCGCAGGCAAGGGTGTGAAGAAAGCATTGGCCGACGGTTATTCAAATGCCTTCTCTGCTATCTTCGACTCCAACTTGACATCTATCATTACGGGTATCATCCTGTTCAACTTCGGTACGGGTCCTATCCGCGGCTTCGCCACTACATTGATTATCGGTATTCTCTGCTCATTCTTTACAGCAGTATTCATGACCCGTCTGGTTTACGAATACTTCATGAGTAAAGACAAGTTGTTGAACCTGACATTCACCTCTCCTATTTCAAAGAAGATGCTGGTGAACACCCACTTCGACTTTATGGGAACCAATAAACGTTCGTTTATCATTACCGGAGTTGTCATTCTGATATGCGTTGTTTCATTCTTTACCCGCGGATTAAGTGAAAGTATCGACTTCACCGGTGGACGTAACTACAAAGTACAATTCGAAAAGCCGGTAGAACCGGAACAAGTTCGTGACTTGATCGCAAGCAAGTTCGGTGATGCCAATGTCAGCGTTATCGCTATCGGTACGGATAAGAAAACGGTTCGTATCAGTACCAACTACCGCATTGAGGAAGAAGGCAACAATGTCGACTCTGAAATCGAAGCATACTTGTATGAATCAGTAAAACCGTTGCTGACCAACAACATCACACTGGAAACATTCATCGACCGCGATAACCATACCGGTGGTAGTATCATCAGTTCACAGAAAGTAGGTCCGAGCATCGCAGAAGACATCAAAACGTCTGCAATCTATTCGGTCGTACTGGCTCTGCTTGCCATCGGTCTGTACATCCTGATCCGTTTCCGCAACATTGCATATAGTGTGGGCTCTGTTGTAGCGCTGACCTGTGATACGATCATGATTATCGGTGCTTACTCACTGTTGTGGGGTATCGTTCCCTTCTCCTTGGAAATTGACCAGACGTTTATCGGAGCAATCCTGACAGCTATCGGTTACTCCATCAACGACAAGGTGGTAATCTTCGACCGTGTCCGTGAGTTCTTCCATTTGTATCCGAAACGTAACAAGCGTCAGTTGTTCGATGACTCATTGAATACGACTTTGGCACGTACCATCAATACTTCTTTAAGTACTTTGATCGTGTTGCTATGTATCTTCATCCTGGGTGGTGACTCTATCCGTAGTTTCGCCTTCGCAATGATCCTGGGTGTTGTTATCGGTACATTGTCTTCACTGTTCGTTGCTTCTCCGATTGCCTACGTAATGTTAAGCAGAAAGAAAGGCAAAACAGAAGAAGTAGCTGCTGCAACTGCCGAATAA